A portion of the Streptococcus urinalis 2285-97 genome contains these proteins:
- the gatD gene encoding lipid II isoglutaminyl synthase subunit GatD produces the protein MTYTSLLSKESTEYQFDIKIAHLYGNLMNTYGDNGNVLMLKYVAEKLGAKVQVDIVSIDDQLNPDEYDIIFFGGGQDFEQTVVAKDLPSKKEAIAHYIDDQKVILAICGGFQLLGQYYIQANGEKINGIGVMGHYTLNQDNNRYIGDIKIHNKEFNETYYGFENHQGRTFLSSDEKPLGNVIYGNGNNKEDQTEGVHYKNVFGSYFHGPILSRNVNLAYRLVTTALHLKYGENIKLAAYEDILSQEKPEEYRDIKQKAEFE, from the coding sequence ATGACTTATACTTCACTACTTTCTAAAGAATCTACAGAATATCAATTTGATATCAAAATAGCTCATCTATATGGTAATCTTATGAATACTTATGGTGATAATGGTAATGTCCTAATGTTAAAATATGTTGCCGAAAAATTAGGAGCAAAGGTACAAGTTGATATTGTTTCTATAGATGACCAATTAAATCCAGATGAGTATGACATTATCTTTTTCGGAGGTGGTCAAGACTTTGAGCAAACTGTCGTTGCCAAAGATTTACCTTCAAAAAAAGAGGCCATTGCACACTATATTGATGATCAAAAGGTTATCCTAGCTATTTGTGGTGGTTTTCAATTGCTTGGTCAGTATTATATCCAAGCTAATGGTGAAAAGATAAATGGGATTGGTGTGATGGGGCATTACACATTAAATCAAGATAATAATCGCTACATTGGTGATATTAAGATTCACAATAAAGAATTTAACGAAACCTATTATGGATTTGAAAATCACCAAGGAAGAACATTTTTATCATCTGATGAAAAACCATTAGGTAATGTTATTTATGGAAATGGCAACAATAAAGAAGATCAAACTGAAGGCGTTCACTACAAAAATGTATTTGGCTCTTACTTTCATGGTCCAATTCTATCACGTAATGTCAATTTGGCATATAGACTTGTTACTACTGCTCTTCATCTTAAATATGGTGAAAATATTAAGCTTGCAGCTTACGAAGATATTCTCTCTCAAGAAAAACCTGAAGAATATCGTGATATTAAACAAAAGGCTGAATTTGAATAA
- a CDS encoding tRNA dihydrouridine synthase, whose protein sequence is MPSDNFWLDLPKPFFILAPMEDVTDVAFRHVVAKAGRPDVFFTEFTNSASYCHPDGKESVKGRLTFTEDEQPLVAHIWGDVPENFAEMAKGMKEMGFVGVDINMGCPAPNVFKHGRGSGLILRPEVAAQIIQATKEGGLPVSVKTRLGHAKPEEYKVWLKHVLEQGIANLSIHLRTKTEMSKVDAHWEMIGDIKALRDRIAPDTLLTINGDIPNRQVGMELVEKYGVDGVMIGRGIFHDPYAFEKEPREHSPKELIELFRYHLDQFDKYQLRPFPSMKRSFKIYIRGFKGANDLRIALMDAKNTDDCRQLLDEFEAEQLTD, encoded by the coding sequence ATGCCGTCTGATAATTTCTGGCTAGATTTACCAAAACCATTTTTTATCTTAGCACCAATGGAAGATGTAACTGATGTTGCATTTAGACATGTGGTAGCAAAGGCAGGAAGACCTGATGTCTTCTTTACAGAATTTACAAATTCAGCATCTTATTGCCACCCTGATGGCAAAGAATCTGTAAAAGGCCGTTTAACCTTCACTGAAGATGAACAACCACTTGTCGCTCATATTTGGGGAGATGTTCCTGAAAATTTCGCTGAAATGGCAAAAGGAATGAAAGAAATGGGTTTTGTTGGTGTCGATATTAACATGGGTTGTCCAGCTCCAAATGTCTTTAAACATGGTCGTGGTTCAGGGCTCATTTTAAGACCTGAAGTTGCTGCTCAAATCATTCAAGCCACTAAAGAAGGTGGCCTACCCGTTTCAGTCAAAACACGACTTGGACATGCTAAACCTGAAGAATACAAGGTTTGGCTAAAACATGTCTTGGAACAAGGCATTGCTAATTTATCAATCCATCTTAGAACCAAAACTGAAATGTCTAAAGTTGATGCTCACTGGGAAATGATTGGTGATATTAAAGCCTTGCGCGATCGCATCGCTCCAGATACCCTATTAACAATTAATGGAGATATCCCAAATCGTCAAGTTGGTATGGAGTTAGTTGAAAAATATGGTGTTGATGGTGTCATGATTGGACGTGGTATTTTCCATGATCCATATGCATTTGAAAAAGAGCCTCGTGAACACAGTCCAAAAGAACTTATTGAACTCTTTCGCTATCACTTAGACCAATTTGATAAATACCAGCTTCGTCCATTTCCATCAATGAAACGCTCCTTTAAAATCTACATTCGTGGTTTTAAAGGAGCAAATGATCTTCGAATTGCTTTAATGGATGCCAAAAATACAGATGACTGTCGACAATTATTAGATGAATTTGAAGCAGAACAATTAACAGATTAA
- a CDS encoding response regulator transcription factor, producing the protein MRLLVAEDQSMLRDALCQLLQFQEDVTDVFQAENGKEAQLILKKEIIDVAILDIEMPEFSGLDILEWIKKEKLETKVIIVTTFKRSGYFGRAIKSGVDGYVLKDRSIAELMKTINQVLAGKKEYSPELIEQMIYEGTPLSTQEERILEKVSQGFSNKEIANQLFLSNGTVRNYMSQIMQKLDADNRTEAVHKAQLKGWL; encoded by the coding sequence ATGAGACTTTTAGTAGCAGAAGACCAGAGCATGCTACGTGATGCTTTATGTCAATTACTTCAATTTCAAGAGGATGTTACTGATGTCTTTCAAGCTGAAAATGGTAAGGAAGCCCAATTAATTTTAAAAAAAGAAATTATTGATGTAGCAATATTAGACATTGAAATGCCGGAATTTTCAGGTTTAGATATTTTAGAATGGATTAAAAAAGAGAAGTTAGAAACGAAAGTGATTATTGTTACTACTTTTAAAAGGTCAGGGTATTTTGGTAGAGCTATTAAATCTGGTGTAGATGGATATGTTTTAAAAGATCGATCGATAGCTGAATTAATGAAAACTATAAATCAAGTACTAGCTGGAAAAAAAGAGTATTCTCCTGAATTGATTGAGCAAATGATATATGAAGGAACGCCATTAAGTACTCAAGAAGAAAGAATTTTAGAAAAAGTCAGTCAGGGTTTTAGTAATAAAGAGATAGCAAATCAACTTTTCTTATCTAACGGAACTGTTCGTAATTATATGAGTCAAATTATGCAGAAGTTAGATGCAGATAATAGAACTGAAGCAGTTCATAAAGCACAGTTAAAAGGCTGGTTGTGA
- a CDS encoding sensor histidine kinase: protein MGQDLHDTLGHVFAMMTVKTELAQTLLEMGQIESAKKEITDLQMISKDSMANVRQIVQSLKDHNLNEELLILKNMLELAGIRFNVINDELIQHLPSSLQAKITMILRELATNIVKHSHAETCKIIFNKKKTDLLIDYEDDGVGFEEVNGHELHSIKERLIPIQGQMTIISKSNPTNIQIRIPMEVEI from the coding sequence ATTGGTCAAGATCTTCATGATACTCTAGGTCATGTCTTTGCTATGATGACTGTAAAGACAGAATTAGCACAAACTCTTTTAGAAATGGGTCAAATTGAGTCAGCTAAAAAAGAAATAACAGATCTTCAGATGATTAGTAAAGATTCTATGGCCAATGTTCGACAGATTGTTCAGTCATTAAAAGATCATAATCTTAATGAAGAATTACTCATTTTGAAGAATATGTTGGAACTAGCTGGTATAAGATTTAATGTCATAAATGATGAATTAATTCAGCATTTGCCATCTAGTCTACAAGCAAAAATAACCATGATATTGCGGGAATTAGCTACAAATATTGTGAAGCATAGTCATGCTGAGACTTGCAAAATTATTTTTAACAAAAAGAAAACGGACTTGTTAATTGATTATGAAGATGATGGTGTCGGTTTTGAAGAAGTCAATGGGCATGAGTTGCACTCTATAAAAGAGAGATTAATTCCAATCCAAGGACAAATGACTATTATTTCCAAGTCAAATCCAACAAATATTCAAATAAGAATTCCAATGGAGGTTGAAATATGA
- a CDS encoding lipoate--protein ligase yields MKYIVNTSNDPAYNIALEAYAFRELTQEDEIFILWINEPAIIIGRHQNAIEEINKEYTDAHGIHICRRLSGGGAVYHDLNNLNYTIISNKTSEGAFDFETFSQPVIDTLADLGVKAEFTGRNDLEIDGKKFCGNAQAYYKGRMMHHGCLLFDVDMTVLGDALKVSKDKIESKGIKSVRARVTNINDELPEKMTVIEFRDALLDHMKKTYPDMTEYVFSDEELKAIQESRDTQFGTWEWTFGSSPEYTISRFMRYPAGKITTYANVDKSIIKSIKLYGDFFGVKDATDIEEMLVGVPYDYQHILEKLSTVDTSDYFAGMTKEEVAKAIVA; encoded by the coding sequence ATGAAATATATCGTGAATACCTCAAATGATCCAGCTTATAATATTGCATTAGAAGCCTATGCTTTTAGAGAATTAACACAAGAAGATGAAATTTTCATTCTTTGGATTAATGAACCTGCTATCATCATTGGACGTCATCAAAATGCAATTGAAGAAATTAACAAAGAATATACAGATGCTCATGGTATTCATATTTGTCGTCGTCTATCTGGTGGTGGTGCTGTTTATCATGATTTGAATAATTTAAACTACACTATTATTTCAAATAAAACGAGTGAAGGTGCTTTTGACTTTGAAACATTTTCACAACCAGTAATTGATACATTAGCCGACCTTGGAGTAAAGGCAGAATTTACTGGCCGAAATGACTTAGAAATTGACGGAAAAAAATTCTGTGGTAATGCCCAAGCATATTATAAGGGTCGCATGATGCATCATGGTTGTCTTTTATTTGATGTTGATATGACAGTCCTAGGAGATGCTTTAAAAGTTAGCAAAGATAAGATTGAGTCAAAAGGAATCAAATCAGTTCGTGCTCGTGTGACGAACATTAATGATGAATTGCCAGAAAAAATGACAGTTATTGAATTCAGAGATGCTCTATTAGACCACATGAAAAAAACATACCCTGATATGACAGAATATGTTTTCTCAGATGAAGAGTTAAAAGCAATCCAAGAGTCAAGAGATACACAATTTGGTACTTGGGAATGGACATTTGGCTCATCACCAGAATACACTATTTCTCGTTTTATGAGATATCCAGCCGGAAAAATCACTACTTATGCAAATGTTGATAAATCTATCATCAAATCAATTAAGTTATATGGAGATTTCTTTGGTGTTAAAGATGCAACAGATATTGAAGAAATGCTAGTTGGCGTGCCATATGATTATCAACACATTTTAGAAAAACTTTCTACGGTTGATACAAGTGACTATTTTGCTGGTATGACAAAAGAAGAAGTGGCAAAAGCAATTGTTGCTTAA
- the lpdA gene encoding dihydrolipoyl dehydrogenase, translated as MAVEIIMPKLGVDMQEGEIIEWKKQEGDTVAEGDVLLEIMSDKTNMELEAEDSGTLIKITRQAGETVPVTEVIGYIGEAGEVVEEGSSAASDTTVERTTEDLKAAGLEVPSQPTQAAESKQADKEPLADNEFDIVVVGGGPAGYYSAIRAAQLGGKIAIVEKSEFGGTCLNVGCIPTKTYLKNAEILDGLKVAAGRGINLVSTNYTIDMDKTVDFKNSVVKQLTGGVKGLLRANKVTIFNGLATVNPDKTVTIGSETIKGRNIILATGSKVSRINIPGIDSKLVLTSDDILDLREMPKSLVVMGGGVVGIELGLVWASYGVDVTVVEMADRIIPAMDKEISLELQKILTKKGMKIMTSVGVSEIVEANNQLTLKLNNGEELVAEKALLSIGRVPQMSGLENLNLEMERNRIKVNEYQETSIPGIYAPGDVNGTKMLAHAAFRMGEVAAENAIWGNVRKADLRFTPAAVYTHPEVAMVGLTEEQAREKYDNILIGKNSFSGNGRAIASNEAHGFVKVIADTKYHEILGVHIVGPAAAEMINEAATIMETELTVDELLLSIHGHPTFSEVMYEAFADVLGEAIHNPPKRKK; from the coding sequence ATGGCTGTTGAAATTATTATGCCTAAACTTGGTGTTGACATGCAAGAAGGTGAAATCATCGAGTGGAAAAAACAAGAAGGTGATACTGTTGCTGAAGGTGATGTCCTTCTTGAAATCATGTCTGATAAAACTAACATGGAACTTGAAGCTGAAGATTCAGGTACATTAATTAAAATCACTCGTCAAGCTGGTGAAACGGTACCTGTAACAGAAGTTATTGGATACATTGGTGAAGCTGGTGAAGTGGTAGAAGAAGGTTCAAGTGCAGCTTCTGACACAACAGTAGAACGCACAACTGAAGATTTAAAAGCTGCAGGTTTAGAAGTTCCAAGTCAACCAACTCAAGCTGCAGAATCAAAACAAGCTGATAAAGAACCACTTGCTGACAATGAATTTGATATTGTAGTTGTTGGTGGTGGACCTGCTGGTTATTACTCTGCAATTCGTGCTGCACAACTTGGTGGTAAAATTGCCATTGTTGAAAAATCTGAATTTGGTGGTACATGTTTAAATGTTGGATGTATCCCAACTAAAACTTACCTCAAGAATGCTGAAATCCTTGATGGTTTGAAAGTTGCTGCTGGTCGTGGTATTAACTTAGTTTCAACTAACTATACTATCGATATGGATAAAACAGTTGATTTCAAAAACTCAGTTGTTAAACAATTGACTGGTGGTGTTAAAGGTCTCTTGCGTGCAAACAAAGTTACGATCTTTAATGGTCTTGCTACTGTAAATCCAGATAAAACAGTTACAATTGGTTCTGAAACAATCAAAGGTCGCAACATTATCTTAGCAACAGGTTCTAAAGTATCACGTATCAATATTCCTGGTATTGACTCTAAACTTGTTTTAACTTCTGATGATATCTTAGATTTACGTGAAATGCCAAAATCACTTGTTGTTATGGGTGGTGGTGTTGTCGGAATCGAGCTAGGTCTAGTTTGGGCATCTTATGGTGTCGATGTTACGGTAGTTGAAATGGCAGACCGTATCATTCCTGCGATGGATAAAGAAATATCGCTTGAACTTCAAAAAATTCTTACTAAAAAAGGTATGAAGATCATGACTTCAGTTGGTGTTTCTGAAATTGTTGAAGCAAACAACCAATTAACCTTGAAACTTAATAATGGTGAAGAATTAGTTGCTGAAAAAGCATTACTTTCAATTGGTCGTGTACCTCAAATGAGTGGTCTTGAAAATCTTAACCTTGAAATGGAACGTAACCGTATCAAAGTTAATGAATATCAAGAAACTTCAATTCCTGGTATCTACGCTCCTGGTGATGTGAATGGAACTAAGATGCTTGCACATGCTGCCTTCCGTATGGGTGAAGTTGCCGCTGAAAATGCAATCTGGGGTAACGTACGCAAAGCAGACTTAAGATTTACACCTGCTGCTGTTTACACACATCCTGAAGTAGCAATGGTTGGTTTAACTGAAGAGCAAGCACGTGAAAAATACGATAATATCTTAATTGGTAAAAATAGTTTCTCAGGTAATGGTCGTGCGATTGCTTCAAATGAAGCCCATGGTTTTGTAAAAGTTATTGCAGATACTAAATACCATGAAATCCTTGGTGTTCATATTGTTGGTCCAGCTGCTGCAGAAATGATTAACGAAGCTGCCACAATCATGGAAACAGAATTGACAGTTGATGAATTGTTACTTTCAATTCATGGACACCCAACATTCTCAGAAGTAATGTATGAAGCATTTGCTGATGTCTTAGGTGAAGCTATTCATAATCCACCAAAACGCAAAAAATAA
- a CDS encoding dihydrolipoamide acetyltransferase, which translates to MAVEIIMPKLGVDMQEGEIIEWKKQEGDTVSEGDVLLEIMSDKTNMELEAEDSGVLLKIVRQAGDTVPVTEVIGYIGEEGESVDNIASSEKATEVPAPNSADAAPKVAEKVETDAPSPQVAKTAIPQGDGEKVRATPAARKTANELGIDLGQVPGTGPKGRVHKEDVEDFKGAQPKASPLARKIAHDQEIDLASITGTGFRGKIMKEDVLAAMAASKPAQESTSKAATLKEEKVDLPEGVEVKKMSAMRKAISKGMTNSYLTAPTFTLNYDIDMTEMMALRKKLIDPIMNKTGLKVSFTDLIGMAVVKTLMKPEHEYMNASLINDANDIELHRFVNLGIAVGLDDGLVVPVVHGADKMSLSDFVLASKDVIKKAQGGKLKAAEMSGSTFSITNLGMFGTKTFNPIINQPNSAILGVGATIPTPTVVDGEIVARPIMAMCLTIDHRLVDGMNGAKFMVDLKKLMENPFELLI; encoded by the coding sequence ATGGCTGTCGAAATTATTATGCCGAAACTCGGTGTTGATATGCAAGAAGGCGAAATCATCGAGTGGAAAAAACAAGAAGGTGACACTGTTTCAGAAGGTGACGTTCTTCTTGAAATTATGTCAGATAAGACAAATATGGAATTAGAAGCAGAAGATTCCGGAGTCTTATTAAAGATTGTTCGTCAAGCTGGTGATACGGTACCAGTAACGGAAGTCATTGGATACATTGGTGAAGAAGGTGAATCTGTTGATAACATTGCTTCAAGTGAAAAAGCAACAGAAGTTCCTGCACCAAATTCAGCTGATGCGGCTCCTAAAGTTGCTGAAAAAGTTGAAACAGATGCTCCAAGCCCACAGGTTGCTAAAACGGCTATTCCACAAGGTGATGGCGAAAAAGTTCGTGCCACTCCAGCAGCACGAAAAACTGCTAATGAATTAGGAATTGATTTAGGTCAAGTACCTGGAACTGGACCAAAAGGGCGTGTTCATAAAGAAGATGTTGAAGATTTCAAAGGGGCACAACCAAAAGCCTCTCCACTTGCACGTAAGATTGCTCATGACCAAGAAATTGATTTAGCATCAATAACTGGTACAGGATTCCGTGGTAAGATTATGAAGGAAGATGTTCTTGCTGCAATGGCTGCATCTAAACCTGCTCAAGAATCAACAAGTAAAGCTGCTACTCTTAAAGAAGAAAAAGTTGACTTACCAGAAGGTGTTGAAGTTAAGAAAATGTCTGCTATGCGTAAGGCAATTTCAAAAGGTATGACAAACTCATACTTAACAGCTCCAACTTTCACACTCAATTATGACATTGATATGACTGAAATGATGGCCCTTCGTAAGAAATTAATTGATCCAATTATGAATAAAACGGGTCTTAAAGTCAGCTTTACTGATTTGATTGGTATGGCAGTTGTTAAAACATTGATGAAACCTGAGCATGAGTATATGAATGCTTCACTTATTAATGATGCAAATGACATTGAACTACATCGTTTCGTCAACTTAGGTATTGCCGTTGGTCTAGATGATGGACTTGTGGTACCAGTTGTACATGGTGCTGATAAGATGAGTCTTTCAGATTTTGTCTTAGCATCAAAAGATGTGATTAAAAAAGCTCAAGGTGGAAAATTAAAAGCTGCTGAAATGTCAGGTTCAACATTCTCAATAACTAACTTAGGAATGTTTGGTACAAAAACATTTAATCCAATCATTAATCAACCAAACTCTGCTATTCTTGGGGTTGGTGCAACTATTCCAACACCAACAGTTGTGGATGGTGAAATTGTTGCTCGCCCAATTATGGCAATGTGCTTAACCATTGACCATCGTCTTGTAGATGGTATGAACGGTGCTAAGTTTATGGTTGACCTTAAGAAATTAATGGAAAATCCATTTGAACTGTTAATCTGA
- a CDS encoding alpha-ketoacid dehydrogenase subunit beta, producing MTETKLMALREAVNLAMTEEMRKDDKIYLMGEDVGIYGGDFGTSVGMFEEFGAKRVRDTPISEAAISGAAIGSAITGLRPIVDVTFMDFLTIMMDAIVNNGAKNNYMFGGGLKTPVTFRVASGSGIGSAAQHSQSLEAWMTHIPGIKVVAPGNANDAKGLLKSAIQDNNIVVFMEPKALYGKKEEVNQDPDFYIPLGKGEIKREGSDLTIVSYGRMLERVLQAADEVAEEGIKVEVVDPRTLVPLDKELIIDSIKKTGKVMLVNDAYKTGGYTAEIASMITESEAFDYLDHPIVRLASEDVPVPYARVLEQAILPDVEKIKTAIRKMANKGN from the coding sequence ATGACTGAAACAAAATTAATGGCTTTACGTGAAGCTGTCAATCTTGCCATGACTGAAGAAATGCGCAAAGATGACAAAATTTACCTTATGGGTGAAGATGTAGGTATTTATGGTGGTGACTTCGGTACTTCTGTAGGTATGTTTGAAGAATTTGGTGCAAAACGTGTTAGAGACACACCAATTTCTGAAGCTGCTATCTCTGGTGCAGCAATTGGTTCTGCAATCACAGGACTTCGTCCAATTGTTGACGTTACTTTCATGGATTTCTTGACAATCATGATGGATGCAATTGTCAATAATGGTGCAAAAAATAACTATATGTTTGGTGGCGGACTTAAAACACCTGTTACATTCCGTGTAGCATCAGGTTCAGGTATCGGTTCTGCTGCGCAACACTCACAATCACTTGAAGCTTGGATGACTCATATCCCAGGTATTAAAGTTGTCGCACCAGGAAACGCAAATGATGCAAAAGGCCTTTTGAAATCAGCAATTCAAGATAACAATATTGTTGTCTTTATGGAACCAAAAGCACTTTATGGTAAAAAAGAAGAAGTTAATCAAGATCCAGACTTCTATATTCCACTTGGTAAAGGTGAAATTAAACGTGAAGGTAGCGATTTGACAATCGTTTCTTATGGACGTATGTTAGAACGTGTACTTCAAGCTGCTGATGAAGTTGCTGAAGAAGGAATCAAAGTTGAAGTTGTTGACCCACGTACACTTGTACCACTTGATAAAGAATTGATTATTGATTCAATTAAGAAAACAGGTAAAGTGATGTTAGTAAATGATGCCTATAAAACAGGTGGTTATACTGCAGAGATTGCTTCAATGATTACTGAAAGTGAAGCATTTGATTACTTAGATCATCCAATTGTTCGTTTAGCAAGTGAAGATGTTCCTGTACCATATGCACGTGTTCTTGAGCAAGCTATCTTACCAGATGTTGAAAAAATTAAAACAGCAATTCGTAAAATGGCAAATAAAGGTAACTAA
- a CDS encoding thiamine pyrophosphate-dependent dehydrogenase E1 component subunit alpha, producing the protein MVTVSKEKHLDMFLKMERIREFDSRINKLVRRGFVQGMTHFSVGEEAANVGAVSHLTYDDIIFSNHRGHGQSIAKDMDLNKMMAELAGKATGVSKGRGGSMHLADFEKGNYGTNGIVGGGYALAVGAALTQQYNETNNIVVAFSGDGATNEGSFHESVNMAATWKLPVIFFIINNKYGISMDITHATNTPHLYTRAEAYGIPGFYCEDGNDVLAVYETMDKAVEHVRGGNGPAIVEVESYRWFGHSTADAGKYRSKEEVDSWKAKDPLIKYRKFLTEEGIATDEELDNIQAQVKQEIDDAYEFAQNSPDPDISVAFEDVWVD; encoded by the coding sequence ATGGTTACAGTTTCTAAAGAAAAACATTTAGATATGTTCCTTAAAATGGAACGTATTCGTGAATTTGATTCACGTATTAATAAACTTGTCCGTCGTGGATTTGTCCAAGGGATGACTCACTTTTCAGTAGGAGAAGAAGCAGCTAACGTTGGTGCTGTTTCACACTTGACATATGATGATATTATCTTTTCTAATCACCGTGGTCATGGACAATCAATTGCCAAAGATATGGACTTAAATAAAATGATGGCTGAGCTTGCTGGTAAAGCGACTGGTGTTTCTAAAGGTCGTGGTGGATCAATGCACTTAGCTGATTTTGAAAAAGGTAATTATGGTACTAACGGTATTGTTGGTGGTGGTTATGCTTTAGCTGTTGGTGCGGCATTAACTCAACAATATAACGAAACAAATAACATTGTTGTTGCGTTTTCTGGTGATGGTGCCACAAATGAAGGTTCTTTCCACGAATCTGTTAATATGGCTGCAACATGGAAATTACCAGTAATCTTCTTTATTATTAATAATAAATATGGTATTTCAATGGATATCACTCATGCAACAAATACGCCACATCTTTACACTCGTGCTGAAGCATATGGTATTCCTGGTTTCTACTGTGAAGATGGTAATGATGTATTAGCCGTTTATGAAACAATGGACAAAGCTGTTGAACATGTACGTGGTGGTAACGGACCTGCTATTGTTGAGGTTGAATCTTACCGTTGGTTTGGTCATTCAACAGCTGATGCTGGTAAATACCGTTCAAAAGAGGAAGTTGATTCTTGGAAAGCTAAAGATCCACTTATCAAATATCGTAAATTCCTTACAGAAGAAGGAATTGCAACTGATGAAGAGCTAGATAACATTCAAGCACAAGTAAAACAAGAAATTGATGATGCTTACGAATTTGCTCAAAATAGTCCAGATCCTGATATTTCAGTTGCTTTTGAAGATGTGTGGGTTGACTAA